In Ipomoea triloba cultivar NCNSP0323 chromosome 15, ASM357664v1, one genomic interval encodes:
- the LOC116007200 gene encoding protein yippee-like isoform X2, with amino-acid sequence MYQLLQPHYSSSPVLLSSAPSVNVFEGEREERMMMTGMHTVVDIYCVGCCSLLGWKYESAEDKSQKYKEGKFILERFQILGPDGSGYSGSHEAQLEGGSDGDEA; translated from the exons ATGTATCAATTGCTTCAACCACATTACTCATCTTCCCCAGTTCTTCTCTCATCTGCACCGAG CGTTAATGTGTTTGAAGGGGAAAGGGAAGAGCGGATGATGATGACAGGAATGCACACTGTTGTTGACATCTATTGTGTGGGCTGTTGCAGTTTGCTTGGCTGGAAATAT GAATCCGCTGAGGACAAAAGCCAGAAATACAAGGAAGGGAAATTCATCCTGGAAAG GTTCCAAATACTGGGACCTGATGGAAGCGGCTACTCAGGTAGCCATGAGGCTCAGCTTGAAGGAGGGAGTGATGGCGATGAAGCCTGA
- the LOC116006973 gene encoding clathrin light chain 2-like isoform X1 produces MWQTASPGSGSSDGEPGAENRPLGEDGVAETESTKEADAVENDGFGSQPPASAAGGLSPERQENGPTLPPPENMVREEGFALREWRRENAIRLEEKEKREKEIVKEIIEEADEYKAEYYRKWKLRCENSITSNREKEKLFLMSRDNFHAEAGKNYWKAIAELIPNEVPTIEKKGKKTPVVVVIQGPKPGKPTELSRMRQILVKLKHAPPPHMKSSPNQPSEPGKETKPGVTAAAHPAKPAAPSPPDAS; encoded by the exons ATGTGGCAGACGGCATCACCGGGTTCCGGCTCGTCCGACGGCGAGCCAGGGGCGGAGAACCGGCCGTTAGGCGAAGACGGCGTCGCGGAAACCGAGTCAACGAAGGAAGCAGACGCTGTGGAAAACGACGGCTTCGGTTCTCAGCCCCCTGCATCCGCCGCCGGTGGATTATCGCCGGAGAGACAGGAAAACGGCCCGACGCTTCCTCCGCCGGAGAATATGGTGCGTGAGGAGGGTTTTGCCCTGAGAGAATGGCGACG TGAGAATGCGATTCGGCTGGAAGAGAAGGAGAAGAGGGAGAAGGAGATAGTGAAGGAAATAATCGAGGAAGCCGATGAATACAAAGCAGAGTATTACAGGAAATGGAAGCTTAGGTGTGAGAACAGCATAACTTCCAACAGGGAGAAGGAGAAG TTGTTCCTTATGAGCAGAGACAATTTCCATGCTGAAGCTGGCAAGAATTATTGGAAAGCCATTGCTGAGCTCATCCCCAATGAAGTCCCAACAATAGAGAAGAAGGGGAAGAAAACACCTGTTGTTGTTGTGATCCAAGGACCAAAACCTGGGAAGCCAACAGAACTGTCTAGGATGCGCCAAATACTTGTCAAGCTCAAACACGCCCCGCCTCCACATATGAAATCTTCCCCAAACCAACCATCAGAGCCTGGCAAAGAAACCAAGCCAGGCGTAACTGCTGCAGCTCATCCCGCTAAGCCTGCAGCACCATCACCACCAGATGCCTCCTAG
- the LOC116007200 gene encoding protein yippee-like At3g08990 isoform X1 codes for MGRLFLLFLEGSFYSCKYCQAHLAVTDDIISKSFHSRHGKAYLFENVVNVFEGEREERMMMTGMHTVVDIYCVGCCSLLGWKYESAEDKSQKYKEGKFILERFQILGPDGSGYSGSHEAQLEGGSDGDEA; via the exons ATGGGTAGGCTATTCTTGCTCTTTCTCGAAGGCAGTTTCTATAGCTGCAAGTACTGTCAAGCACACCTGGCTGTGACTGATGACATTATCTCCAAG TCTTTTCACAGCAGGCATGGAAAGGCATATCTCTTTGAGAATGT CGTTAATGTGTTTGAAGGGGAAAGGGAAGAGCGGATGATGATGACAGGAATGCACACTGTTGTTGACATCTATTGTGTGGGCTGTTGCAGTTTGCTTGGCTGGAAATAT GAATCCGCTGAGGACAAAAGCCAGAAATACAAGGAAGGGAAATTCATCCTGGAAAG GTTCCAAATACTGGGACCTGATGGAAGCGGCTACTCAGGTAGCCATGAGGCTCAGCTTGAAGGAGGGAGTGATGGCGATGAAGCCTGA
- the LOC116006847 gene encoding RNA polymerase II C-terminal domain phosphatase-like 2 isoform X2, with protein MRFKSVVYYGEARLGALETVTVKDQNFVFPNNEIRIHHISQNSERCRPLAVFQTISSPVRCKLEPSSDSSNVSTAEQSPLINLHSSCFYELKTAVVLLGDEEVHLVAMPSKQKKFPCFWCFSAPRGLYGSCLGMLNMRCLSIVFDLDETLIVANTMRSFENRIEALRGWTARETDPVRVLGMSAEMKRYTEDRVLLKQYIEGDCVVDGNKVYKAVQEEVPQLSDGHERILRPVIRLQEKNIVLTRINPENRDTSVLVRLRPAWDDLKTYLTAKGRKRFEVYVCTMAERDYALEMWRLLDLEAQLICTKQIVDRIVCVKSVAKKSLLNVFQGGICHPKLAMVIDDCLKVWEDMDQPHVHVVPPFTPYYAPQAETANVVPVLCVARNVACDVRSRFFKELDESLLQNIANISYEDEGVNLPSGPDISHYLAFEDSGFLSNGNFNPPIPKGMCGPAVAQRLDQQDGKNNMNPATPLMPLNPVLKSEHSQSVLGCAPNVSGSLPIRGEPSLLGVPFRRDNNISETDRDGRRRVRHQGSAEPPLLSRVPQKIPVLPLQTLGSCLVEDDTNRGHFGSQTQGLIQDFDAFRPDKQGLLPLHVSAMKSEEKISMHKKNVPNPVTDIVSQNQLPSGNIDFQLEGGKMNFLPSIAIGALQEIGRRCTSKVEFRPVVSTSAELQFSVEVFFTGEKIGVGVGKTIKDAQQQAAANALRSLADKYISHVESYNGVVDKDFNNLSLENENGFLWDSLNLEDKKLADGKLVKVNGSEVVEEAHHRPSFNGINEEVLKCSNSSSV; from the exons ATGAGGTTCAAATCAGTGGTGTACTATGGAGAGGCGCGTTTAGGAGCGCTGGAAACTGTAACAGTGAAGGACCAGAATTTCGTATTTCCCAACAACGAGATACGCATCCACCATATCTCTCAGAACAGCGAGCGGTGCCGTCCTCTCGCTGTTTTTCAAACAATTTCCTCCCCTGTTCGTTGCAAGCTTGAACCAAGCTCCGATTCCAGCAACGTCTCTACTGCCGAGCAATCTCCGTTGATCAATCTTCATTCCTCTTGCTTCTATGAACTCAAG ACAGCAGTGGTATTATTAGGGGATGAAGAAGTACACTTAGTTGCAATGCCCAGTAAACAGAAGAAATTTCCCTGTTTCTGGTGCTTCTCTGCGCCGCGTGGGTTATATGGTTCATGTTTGGGAATGCTAAATATGAGGTGTTTATCTATTGTGTTTGATCTTGACGAGACGCTGATTGTTGCTAATACAATGAGGTCATTTGAGAATAGGATTGAGGCTTTGCGAGGTTGGACTGCACGAGAGACAGATCCAGTTCGGGTGTTAGGTATGTCAGCAGAGATGAAGAGATACACCGAGGACAGGGTATTACTAAAGCAGTACATAGAGGGTGATTGTGTTGTGGATGGTAATAAAGTATATAAGGCTGTTCAAGAGGAGGTTCCCCAGTTATCTGATGGGCATGAGCGCATTCTTCGTCCAGTCATAAGATTGCAGGAAAAGAATATTGTCCTTACACGCATCAATCCAGAG AACCGTGACACTAGTGTGCTAGTCAGACTACGGCCTGCTTGGGATGATTTGAAAACTTATTTGACAGCTAAAGGTCGCAAAAGATTTGAAGTATATGTTTGCACAATGGCAGAAAGGGATTATGCATTGGAGATGTGGAGGTTGCTTGACCTGGAGGCACAGCTTATCTGCACAAAGCAAATAGTGGACCGGATTGTATGTGTTAAATCAG TGGCAAAAAAGTCTTTACTTAATGTCTTCCAAGGTGGCATTTGCCATCCAAAATTAGCAATGGTAATTGATGATTGTTTAAAAGTGTGGGAAGATATGGATCAGCCTCATGTTCATGTAGTCCCTCCCTTTACACCATATTATGCTCCGCAAGCCGAG ACAGCAAATGTTGTTCCAGTGCTATGTGTGGCAAGAAATGTCGCATGTGATGTTCGAAGTCGTTTCTTCAA AGAGTTAGATGAGAGCCTACTACAAAACATTGCCAACATTTCTTATGAAGATGAAGGGGTGAATTTACCTTCTGGACCTGATATTAGCCATTACTTGGCATTTGAG GACTCTGGTTTTTTATCAAATGGAAATTTCAACCCTCCCATCCCTAAGGGAATGTGTGGACCTGCAGTTGCACAAAGATTGGATCAGCAG GATgggaaaaataatatgaatccTGCTACACCTTTGATGCCTCTTAATCCAGTACTGAAATCTGAACACTCTCAATCTGTTCTAGGATGTGCTCCTAATGTATCTGGTTCACTGCCTATCAGAGGAG AACCTAGTTTGCTTGGAGTTCCATTCAGAAGAGATAACAACATTTCTGAAACTGATCGTGATGGAAGGAGAAGAGTTAGGCATCAAGGTTCGGCAGAGCCTCCTCTTTTATCGAGAGTGCCACAAAAAATTCCAGTGCTTCCCTTGCAAACACTGGGATCCTGTTTGGTAGAAGATGACACCAACAGAGGACATTTTGGTAGCCAAACACAAGGACTTATTCAAGACTTTGATGCATTTAGACCCGATAAACAAGGTCTTTTACCATTGCATGTTTCTGCAATGAAGAGTGAAGAG AAAATTTCAATGCATAAGAAGAATGTTCCAAATCCAGTAACTG ATATTGTTTCGCAAAATCAGTTGCCCTCTGGTAATATAGACTTCCAACTGGAAGGTGGGAAAATGAATTTCTTACCCTCTATAGCTATTGGGGCGTTGCAAGAAATTGGAAGGCGATGCACCTCAAAG GTTGAATTTAGGCCTGTTGTGAGTACCAGTGCTGAACTACAATTTTCAGTTGAG GTCTTCTTCACTGGTGAGAAAATTGGTGTTGGCGTGGGTAAAACAATAAAGGATGCTCAGCAACAGGCAGCTGCAAATGCCCTACGTAGCTTAGCTG ATAAATATATCTCCCATGTTGAATCTTATAATGGAGTGGTGGATAAAGATTTTAATAATCTTTCACTGGAAAATGAAAATGGATTTTTGTGGGACTCTCTCAATCTGGAAGATAAAAAGCTGGCTGATGGAAAATTGGTGAAAGTAAATGGCTCTGAG GTTGTTGAAGAGGCACACCATAGGCCTTCTTTCAATGGAATAAATGAAGAGGTGCTAAAATGTAGCAATTCTTCCAG TGTCTGA
- the LOC116006021 gene encoding protein FLX-like 4 isoform X2, whose protein sequence is MGMTSYGLLPAAHHSMDSRPLHDILENRLGSQAAEIEQLVTDNHQLASTLVALRQDLAAVHEEIEKLREHVRSIRTESDIQIQVILDKMAKKEEDIQASDSIKKDLQQSLDEVQKLVTANQELSAKIQHATEELEKARLEVKKLPEMHTELEKLQQEHQQLRKTFEYEKGLNITKVEQMKLMEIDLVGKAKEVERLRTEVLNAERRAQAINSYGQPYMHPTPPIHASMTYMDGYGRPHSQMGIHSTGGTSGTAPIGVAAVPPNPAWGRGTY, encoded by the exons ATGG GAATGACATCTTATGGTTTGTTGCCTGCTGCACATCACTCCATGGATTCACGTCCTCTTCATGACATTTTGGAGAACAGATTAGGTTCCCAAGCAGCAGAAATAGAGCAGCTTGTTACGGACAATCATCAATTAGCATCTACTCTTGTGGCCTTGAGGCAGGATCTTGCTGCAGTTCATGAGGAAATAGAGAAACTCAGAGAACATGTTAGAAGTATTCGAACTGAAAGTGATATTCAGATTCAGGTCATATTGGATAAGATGGCAAAGAAGGAAGAGGACATTCAAGCTTCTGATAGTATCAAGAAGGATCTACAACAATCCCTTGATGAAGTGCAGAAATTAGTTACCGCTAATCAGGAGTTGAGTGCTAAAATACAGCATGCTACTGAAGAATTGGAGAAAGCTCGTTTAGAGGTCAAGAAGTTACCAGAAATGCACACCGAACTTGAAAAATTGCAGCAAGAACACCAACAGTTACG CAAGACATTTGAGTATGAGAAAGGTCTAAACATAACGAAAGTTGAACAAATGAAACTTATGGAGATCGACCTGGTTGGCAAGGCTAAAGAAGTGGAAAGATTGCGGACTGAGGTGTTAAATGCAGAGAGGAGAGCTCAAG CAATCAACTCATATGGTCAGCCTTATATGCACCCAACTCCTCCAATACATGCTAGCATGACGTATATGGATGGCTATGGAAGGCCTCATTCACAAATGGGCATTCACTCTACAGGAGGCACTTCTGGAACTGCCCCTATTGGAGTAGCAGCCGTCCCTCCAAATCCTGCCTGGGGACGAGGAACATATTAA
- the LOC116006021 gene encoding protein FLX-like 4 isoform X3, protein MTSYGLLPAAHHSMDSRPLHDILENRLGSQAAEIEQLVTDNHQLASTLVALRQDLAAVHEEIEKLREHVRSIRTESDIQIQVILDKMAKKEEDIQASDSIKKDLQQSLDEVQKLVTANQELSAKIQHATEELEKARLEVKKLPEMHTELEKLQQEHQQLRKTFEYEKGLNITKVEQMKLMEIDLVGKAKEVERLRTEVLNAERRAQAINSYGQPYMHPTPPIHASMTYMDGYGRPHSQMGIHSTGGTSGTAPIGVAAVPPNPAWGRGTY, encoded by the exons ATGACATCTTATGGTTTGTTGCCTGCTGCACATCACTCCATGGATTCACGTCCTCTTCATGACATTTTGGAGAACAGATTAGGTTCCCAAGCAGCAGAAATAGAGCAGCTTGTTACGGACAATCATCAATTAGCATCTACTCTTGTGGCCTTGAGGCAGGATCTTGCTGCAGTTCATGAGGAAATAGAGAAACTCAGAGAACATGTTAGAAGTATTCGAACTGAAAGTGATATTCAGATTCAGGTCATATTGGATAAGATGGCAAAGAAGGAAGAGGACATTCAAGCTTCTGATAGTATCAAGAAGGATCTACAACAATCCCTTGATGAAGTGCAGAAATTAGTTACCGCTAATCAGGAGTTGAGTGCTAAAATACAGCATGCTACTGAAGAATTGGAGAAAGCTCGTTTAGAGGTCAAGAAGTTACCAGAAATGCACACCGAACTTGAAAAATTGCAGCAAGAACACCAACAGTTACG CAAGACATTTGAGTATGAGAAAGGTCTAAACATAACGAAAGTTGAACAAATGAAACTTATGGAGATCGACCTGGTTGGCAAGGCTAAAGAAGTGGAAAGATTGCGGACTGAGGTGTTAAATGCAGAGAGGAGAGCTCAAG CAATCAACTCATATGGTCAGCCTTATATGCACCCAACTCCTCCAATACATGCTAGCATGACGTATATGGATGGCTATGGAAGGCCTCATTCACAAATGGGCATTCACTCTACAGGAGGCACTTCTGGAACTGCCCCTATTGGAGTAGCAGCCGTCCCTCCAAATCCTGCCTGGGGACGAGGAACATATTAA
- the LOC116006021 gene encoding protein FLX-like 4 isoform X1 produces MATGRHIPSMYEGHSTPAAGMTSYGLLPAAHHSMDSRPLHDILENRLGSQAAEIEQLVTDNHQLASTLVALRQDLAAVHEEIEKLREHVRSIRTESDIQIQVILDKMAKKEEDIQASDSIKKDLQQSLDEVQKLVTANQELSAKIQHATEELEKARLEVKKLPEMHTELEKLQQEHQQLRKTFEYEKGLNITKVEQMKLMEIDLVGKAKEVERLRTEVLNAERRAQAINSYGQPYMHPTPPIHASMTYMDGYGRPHSQMGIHSTGGTSGTAPIGVAAVPPNPAWGRGTY; encoded by the exons ATGGCCACTGGAAGACATATTCCATCAATGTATGAGGGGCATTCTACTCCTGCTGCAGGAATGACATCTTATGGTTTGTTGCCTGCTGCACATCACTCCATGGATTCACGTCCTCTTCATGACATTTTGGAGAACAGATTAGGTTCCCAAGCAGCAGAAATAGAGCAGCTTGTTACGGACAATCATCAATTAGCATCTACTCTTGTGGCCTTGAGGCAGGATCTTGCTGCAGTTCATGAGGAAATAGAGAAACTCAGAGAACATGTTAGAAGTATTCGAACTGAAAGTGATATTCAGATTCAGGTCATATTGGATAAGATGGCAAAGAAGGAAGAGGACATTCAAGCTTCTGATAGTATCAAGAAGGATCTACAACAATCCCTTGATGAAGTGCAGAAATTAGTTACCGCTAATCAGGAGTTGAGTGCTAAAATACAGCATGCTACTGAAGAATTGGAGAAAGCTCGTTTAGAGGTCAAGAAGTTACCAGAAATGCACACCGAACTTGAAAAATTGCAGCAAGAACACCAACAGTTACG CAAGACATTTGAGTATGAGAAAGGTCTAAACATAACGAAAGTTGAACAAATGAAACTTATGGAGATCGACCTGGTTGGCAAGGCTAAAGAAGTGGAAAGATTGCGGACTGAGGTGTTAAATGCAGAGAGGAGAGCTCAAG CAATCAACTCATATGGTCAGCCTTATATGCACCCAACTCCTCCAATACATGCTAGCATGACGTATATGGATGGCTATGGAAGGCCTCATTCACAAATGGGCATTCACTCTACAGGAGGCACTTCTGGAACTGCCCCTATTGGAGTAGCAGCCGTCCCTCCAAATCCTGCCTGGGGACGAGGAACATATTAA
- the LOC116006971 gene encoding putative serine/threonine-protein kinase — protein MGFSCFGAFESSKDRREILSQELVTNNVRLFSYNSIRSATGHFHPSNKIGGGGFGVVYKGVLRDGTCVAIKCLSAESKQGTKEFLTEINMISNIRHPNLVHLIGCCVEGSNRMLVYEYLENNSLASALLGSKGKRIYLDWPERAAICLGTASGLAFLHQEAEPHIVHRDIKASNLLLDENLHPKIGDFGLAKLFPDNVTHLSTRVAGTIGYLAPEYALLGQLTTKVDVYSFGVLLLEIISGRSSSKAAFGEDMLMLVEWTWKLKEEGRLLEIVDPELTEYPEPEAMRFIKVALFCTQTSSQQRPSMKQVIEMLSKDVNLNEKLLTEPGVYRPQSSKKAAAYASPKRGKQSVNHFALANQMHSFQSMTDMLPR, from the exons ATGGGTTTTAGCTGCTTTGGTGCTTTTGAATCTTCTAAAGATCGTAGGGAGATTCTGAGTCAAG AACTTGTTACCAATAATGTGAGGTTATTCTCCTATAACTCCATCAGATCAGCAACTGGGCATTTTCATCCATCAAACAAGATAGGAGGGGGTGGTTTTGGAGTTGTTTACAAG GGTGTGTTAAGGGATGGAACTTGTGTTGCCATCAAATGTCTTTCTGCAGAGTCAAAGCAAGGAACAAAGGAATTCTTGACAGAAATTAACATGATTTCAAACATCAGACACCCCAATCTTGTACATCTGATTGGTTGTTGTGTTGAGGGTAGTAATAGGATGTTGGTATATGAATATTTGGAGAACAATAGCCTTGCCAGTGCATTACTAG GTTCTAAAGGCAAAAGAATTTATCTGGATTGGCCTGAGAGGGCTGCCATATGTCTGGGAACAGCATCTGGTCTAGCATTTCTTCACCAAGAAGCCGAACCACATATAGTGCACAGAGATATAAAAGCTAGTAATCTGCTTCTTGATGAAAATCTTCATCCTAAAATCGGGGATTTTGGTCTGGCAAAACTTTTCCCTGACAACGTAACGCATCTCAGTACTCGAGTGGCAGGAACAAT AGGATATCTTGCTCCCGAGTATGCTTTGCTAGGACAGCTTACAACAAAGGTTGATGTATATAGTTTCGGAGTGCTTCTTCTCGAGATCATTAGTGGGAGAAGCAGTAGTAAGGCTGCTTTTGGAGAGGATATGTTGATGCTGGTGGAATGG ACATGGAAGCTCAAAGAAGAAGGCAGGCTTCTGGAAATCGTTGATCCAGAATTGACAGAATATCCAGAGCCTGAAGCAATGCGCTTCATTAAAGTCGCGCTGTTTTGCACCCAAACATCTTCTCAACAAAGACCAAGCATGAAACAAGTGATCGAGATGCTCTCGAAAGATGTAAACCTTAACGAGAAATTATTGACAGAGCCGGGAGTTTATAGACCACAGAGCTCTAAGAAAGCAGCAGCATATGCCAGCCCAAAGAGAGGCAAGCAATCTGTTAATCATTTTGCATTAGCAAACCAGATGCATAGTTTCCAGAGCATGACAGATATGCTTCCAAGATAG
- the LOC116006847 gene encoding RNA polymerase II C-terminal domain phosphatase-like 2 isoform X1: MRFKSVVYYGEARLGALETVTVKDQNFVFPNNEIRIHHISQNSERCRPLAVFQTISSPVRCKLEPSSDSSNVSTAEQSPLINLHSSCFYELKTAVVLLGDEEVHLVAMPSKQKKFPCFWCFSAPRGLYGSCLGMLNMRCLSIVFDLDETLIVANTMRSFENRIEALRGWTARETDPVRVLGMSAEMKRYTEDRVLLKQYIEGDCVVDGNKVYKAVQEEVPQLSDGHERILRPVIRLQEKNIVLTRINPENRDTSVLVRLRPAWDDLKTYLTAKGRKRFEVYVCTMAERDYALEMWRLLDLEAQLICTKQIVDRIVCVKSVAKKSLLNVFQGGICHPKLAMVIDDCLKVWEDMDQPHVHVVPPFTPYYAPQAETANVVPVLCVARNVACDVRSRFFKELDESLLQNIANISYEDEGVNLPSGPDISHYLAFEDSGFLSNGNFNPPIPKGMCGPAVAQRLDQQDGKNNMNPATPLMPLNPVLKSEHSQSVLGCAPNVSGSLPIRGGLLLEKPSLLGVPFRRDNNISETDRDGRRRVRHQGSAEPPLLSRVPQKIPVLPLQTLGSCLVEDDTNRGHFGSQTQGLIQDFDAFRPDKQGLLPLHVSAMKSEEKISMHKKNVPNPVTDIVSQNQLPSGNIDFQLEGGKMNFLPSIAIGALQEIGRRCTSKVEFRPVVSTSAELQFSVEVFFTGEKIGVGVGKTIKDAQQQAAANALRSLADKYISHVESYNGVVDKDFNNLSLENENGFLWDSLNLEDKKLADGKLVKVNGSEVVEEAHHRPSFNGINEEVLKCSNSSSV, translated from the exons ATGAGGTTCAAATCAGTGGTGTACTATGGAGAGGCGCGTTTAGGAGCGCTGGAAACTGTAACAGTGAAGGACCAGAATTTCGTATTTCCCAACAACGAGATACGCATCCACCATATCTCTCAGAACAGCGAGCGGTGCCGTCCTCTCGCTGTTTTTCAAACAATTTCCTCCCCTGTTCGTTGCAAGCTTGAACCAAGCTCCGATTCCAGCAACGTCTCTACTGCCGAGCAATCTCCGTTGATCAATCTTCATTCCTCTTGCTTCTATGAACTCAAG ACAGCAGTGGTATTATTAGGGGATGAAGAAGTACACTTAGTTGCAATGCCCAGTAAACAGAAGAAATTTCCCTGTTTCTGGTGCTTCTCTGCGCCGCGTGGGTTATATGGTTCATGTTTGGGAATGCTAAATATGAGGTGTTTATCTATTGTGTTTGATCTTGACGAGACGCTGATTGTTGCTAATACAATGAGGTCATTTGAGAATAGGATTGAGGCTTTGCGAGGTTGGACTGCACGAGAGACAGATCCAGTTCGGGTGTTAGGTATGTCAGCAGAGATGAAGAGATACACCGAGGACAGGGTATTACTAAAGCAGTACATAGAGGGTGATTGTGTTGTGGATGGTAATAAAGTATATAAGGCTGTTCAAGAGGAGGTTCCCCAGTTATCTGATGGGCATGAGCGCATTCTTCGTCCAGTCATAAGATTGCAGGAAAAGAATATTGTCCTTACACGCATCAATCCAGAG AACCGTGACACTAGTGTGCTAGTCAGACTACGGCCTGCTTGGGATGATTTGAAAACTTATTTGACAGCTAAAGGTCGCAAAAGATTTGAAGTATATGTTTGCACAATGGCAGAAAGGGATTATGCATTGGAGATGTGGAGGTTGCTTGACCTGGAGGCACAGCTTATCTGCACAAAGCAAATAGTGGACCGGATTGTATGTGTTAAATCAG TGGCAAAAAAGTCTTTACTTAATGTCTTCCAAGGTGGCATTTGCCATCCAAAATTAGCAATGGTAATTGATGATTGTTTAAAAGTGTGGGAAGATATGGATCAGCCTCATGTTCATGTAGTCCCTCCCTTTACACCATATTATGCTCCGCAAGCCGAG ACAGCAAATGTTGTTCCAGTGCTATGTGTGGCAAGAAATGTCGCATGTGATGTTCGAAGTCGTTTCTTCAA AGAGTTAGATGAGAGCCTACTACAAAACATTGCCAACATTTCTTATGAAGATGAAGGGGTGAATTTACCTTCTGGACCTGATATTAGCCATTACTTGGCATTTGAG GACTCTGGTTTTTTATCAAATGGAAATTTCAACCCTCCCATCCCTAAGGGAATGTGTGGACCTGCAGTTGCACAAAGATTGGATCAGCAG GATgggaaaaataatatgaatccTGCTACACCTTTGATGCCTCTTAATCCAGTACTGAAATCTGAACACTCTCAATCTGTTCTAGGATGTGCTCCTAATGTATCTGGTTCACTGCCTATCAGAGGAGGTTTGCTGTTAGAAA AACCTAGTTTGCTTGGAGTTCCATTCAGAAGAGATAACAACATTTCTGAAACTGATCGTGATGGAAGGAGAAGAGTTAGGCATCAAGGTTCGGCAGAGCCTCCTCTTTTATCGAGAGTGCCACAAAAAATTCCAGTGCTTCCCTTGCAAACACTGGGATCCTGTTTGGTAGAAGATGACACCAACAGAGGACATTTTGGTAGCCAAACACAAGGACTTATTCAAGACTTTGATGCATTTAGACCCGATAAACAAGGTCTTTTACCATTGCATGTTTCTGCAATGAAGAGTGAAGAG AAAATTTCAATGCATAAGAAGAATGTTCCAAATCCAGTAACTG ATATTGTTTCGCAAAATCAGTTGCCCTCTGGTAATATAGACTTCCAACTGGAAGGTGGGAAAATGAATTTCTTACCCTCTATAGCTATTGGGGCGTTGCAAGAAATTGGAAGGCGATGCACCTCAAAG GTTGAATTTAGGCCTGTTGTGAGTACCAGTGCTGAACTACAATTTTCAGTTGAG GTCTTCTTCACTGGTGAGAAAATTGGTGTTGGCGTGGGTAAAACAATAAAGGATGCTCAGCAACAGGCAGCTGCAAATGCCCTACGTAGCTTAGCTG ATAAATATATCTCCCATGTTGAATCTTATAATGGAGTGGTGGATAAAGATTTTAATAATCTTTCACTGGAAAATGAAAATGGATTTTTGTGGGACTCTCTCAATCTGGAAGATAAAAAGCTGGCTGATGGAAAATTGGTGAAAGTAAATGGCTCTGAG GTTGTTGAAGAGGCACACCATAGGCCTTCTTTCAATGGAATAAATGAAGAGGTGCTAAAATGTAGCAATTCTTCCAG TGTCTGA